The sequence TTCGACTCGCCGCCAGGAGCCTTGCCGCGGCCACCGCCATGAGGCCCACCGGGCCCAACCCGAAGACGGCAACCGTCCCTCCCACGGGGATGTCGGCGTTCTCTGCGCCCTTGAACCCGGTAGACATCATATCTGTCGCGTAGGCCGCGGCCTCATCCGACACGTCGTCAGGAATGGGAGCCAGGTTCCCCTGAGCGTCATTGACATGAAAGTACTCTGCGAGATTGCCGTCTTTTTGAGCCGTGAACCTGTAGCCTCCCAGAGGTTGGGTGCACTGGGACGAGAAGCCCCGCTGACAGTTGTGGCACTGCCAGCAGGGCGTGATCGCGTTTACTGCTACCCGGTCGCCCACCTTGAAGCCCCTGACCAGATCGCCAAGCTTATGAATGACTCCGACGGCCTCGTGGCCGAGCGCTCGACCCGAGAAGTCACCCATGCTCCCCGACACGGTGTGGACGTCGGAGGTACAGATCAGCGCAACAGTGGTCTTGATGATAACGTCAAGCGGTCCAGGCTCTGGAATCGGCCTTTCCACCATCTCTACTTGCCCAATTCCCTTCATAATGAGTGCCTTCATTGCAGCTCCTTTCGTTAGGCGGGTAGGTTTCGAGGCTCCGAGAAGCGTTTTCAGCGAGCAAACTCGTAGGGCTGCCGCACCTTCCGTGCTGGCGCACAGATTTGATGCGCCAGCACGGAGCCGCCTTTAGTCCTCGGGAATTCCAAGCTCGTAATCTTCTTCCTGCAGATTCCACCGGTCGTACTTCACGTCGCTCGGCTTCAGCCCATACTTTTCGAACTTGAACGCCTTACCACCGAACTTCAGGCGCATCTTCCGGAGGTACCGGGTCGCCTCGTTCCAAGGGATATGCTTCCACATGTTCACGCAGATAGCGCTGTCGAGGAGCGACTGGACCGGACTCCTATCAACCTTGATGTTCACAACTGCGGTCTTGCCCTGTTCCGCCGCCTGGAAGGCCCTCTTCAGTGCGGGGCGGACTCCGTCGTTGGTCGTGACCCACTCTCCGTGGCAACCGATCGCCTCAAACATCTTGTCGTAGCGCTGGTCGGGGATGACGAAGTGGGGAGCGACCTCACCTTCCGGCAGGCCGTACCAACCAAAGTTGCGTCCATACTGCGCTTCAGACCCGCCCATCCAACCGCCGTTGTTATTCACGACGTAGACGATCGGAAGTTTGTGGCGCAGTGCCGTCTCGACGTCCATCCCGTGGACTCCCATGCCTCCGTCGCCCATCATGGCGAGAACCATCTTCTTCTTGTCGCAGCCGAAAGAGGCGCCGATCGCCTGGCCTATCCCGTGGCCGACGCCGGCAAACGCCCCTGCGTCAAGGATCTGGCCTGCGAACTTGGCCTGGACGTATGGGCTCAGGAAGTTGCTGCCCGTAAACGCGTCGAACGAGTAGTACAGCTCGCCCTTGTACATCTCGTCGGCCTCTTCGACGATGAGCTTGCCAAGCCACGCGGGGTGGACGGGGCTCAAATCTTTGAACTGCTCGGCCCGCTGCTGCAGGTGGTCGGTCCGATGCTTCTCGACCTCCCTCACCTTCTCAAGCCAACTCGCCCGGGCCGCCGGGACTGGCGAAGACTTCTTCTTCAGCGCTGCGATCAGGTCCTCAAGGGTGGCTTTGACGTTCGCGTTGACCGCAAGTTCCGTCGGGATCCACGGGCTGACGTACTCGGGCGCCTCTGCGATTTGAACGGCCTTCTTGATTTGGAACCGAGTGCCGAAGAAGTCGTAGAAGTCCATTCTCGCGCCGAGGACGAGGAAGATGTCCGCCGCGGCACCAATATCGGCGGACTTCCAGATCAGGGGATCGTCTTCCGGGAAGGAGCCTCGTCCGCCGCGGCGACCCATCACCGGAATCTGAGCAAGCCGTGCGAACTCCCTCAGCTCGGCCTGGGCACCCGTCCACATCACCTCGTCGCCCGCGTAGAGGACGGGTTTGTCGGTGGAGGAGAGCAGGTCCAGGATCTTCTCGACCACTCGCGGATCCGGGCGTGCCACGAGAACCGGTTCCTTCAGCCAATTCTCAAGATAGAGGTTCTGGTAGGGGGGATGGGGGCCGGTGAGGGCGTTGAGCTCGAACTCGAGCACCGAGGGCCCCCGAGGAAAGGTCATTGCCTCCTGGATGGCCTTGCGGAGCCAGAACTTGTAGGTTCTGGCGTCGATGAGTCGTTTCGACAGTTTCGTAAAGCTCTCGAAGACCTTCTCCCCGTAGCACTCTTGCAGAGTCGCCACGCCGTCGTCTTGGCACTCGTGGCCGCCCAGGAGACACAGCATGGGGGTATCGCTGACCGCGGCCTGGTGCACGGAGCTCAGAAGGTTCGTTCCGCCCGGTCCAGCCGTGGCCATGCACACGCCGAGCTTTCCGGACACCCTAGCGTACGCCTCAGCCGCATAGCCGGCCGTGCCCTCGTGCCTCACCGTAACGTGCTTGATGCCCTGCTTGATCATGGGGTCGATGAACGGCCACATGTGGCCACCCCAAACCCCGAAATTGATCTCGACCCCCGCCTCCTTGAGGGCCTCGGGTACGAGCAATCCCGGTTGGGGGTAGGCCTCCAGATCGCCCGGTTCGGCCTTGACGTCTACCACGCTCTTTAGGTTCATCGCTTCTTGAGTTTCCATCCCTTTTTCGCTCCTTTCAGTCCTCCGTATCCGCTCATTTCCGGCCTACGCATCGCATCACTCATTTCTATCCGAAGTGTCGTCTCAACCATTCCTCTCCTTTGCGTTGTTTGGTGTATCTTTCAAGGTGGGAGTAGCGGTGAGCAAACGGCGTGCCATTATGAAATTATTGCCAACTGGCTGCCGCTTCTTCTTCTCGCCAAGTCCTCTTCCAGGCGGCCTTATTGGCCCTCTGGACCCACAAACCAGGTTTGTTCGATGAGACACTCGACGTGCGAACAGACTTGGCCTTGAGACACTCGACGTGCGAACAGACTTGGCCTTGAGACACTCGACGTGCGACAGACTTGGCCTTGAGACACTCGACGTGCGAACAGACTTGGCCTTGAGACACTCGTGCCCAGTCAGAACTTGCGATTTCGCAGGGTGCCTCGGAAGCAAACATGGGAGAGGCACAGGGCTTCCACCGTTGGAAGAAGCGCTCTGGGATGAAGTCGGAGCGCAAACCGAACGCGCAGGAGGGTGATCGCGAGGCTCTGCGAGGTGGGTCAGGGCTGAGACAAGGAGTGTGTCTCAGCTAGGGCGCGCCTGGCTGGCGTTCGTCGAGCAGCCGGGCGGAGGGGGAGGGCGATGGGAGTTGCCTGCAGGGTGGCCCCCTGGACGGGGCGGCATTCATTACCCCAAATCACGTCATGTTTCAGTCGTGCCGGTTACCGGGGCCTCGCACGGACGTCGCGAACATGGACCTGTAATCGATGTTCAACGCTTCCAATTTCCGATAGAGAGTGGAGCGCGAGATACCAAGATCCTCCGCTGCGAGGCGAACCCTCTTGTGTCGTGCCAGCGCGCGAAGAATGATGCGGCGCTCATCGTTGTGTAGAGTCCAGGCCCGATCGTACACGCCCAGCGCTCCCGGGCGCTCGGAGTGCTGTTTCCGGCTCGTGACGCTTGGCCCGTTACTCCCAGCATTCGCCACAGTTGACGGGAGGTCGCTCAAACCGATCTCATCGCCGTCGCAGCGAAGCATTCCCGATTCGACCGTGTTGCGAAGCTCTCTGACGTTTCCGGGCCAATTGTACTGCTCGAGCGCTTTGGCCGCTGCCGGCGACAGTGTCTTTTTCTGAACACCGGCCCTCTCGCAAAAGGCTCTCATCATGTGCTCCGCGAGAAGAGGCACGTCTTCGGGCCGCTCCCGCAGGGGTGGGATTGCGAACGTGGCCACGCCGAGCGTGTAGTAGAGATCCGAACGGAATGTGCCCTGTGCTACCAGTTCCATCAGCGACCGAGTGGTTGCGGCGATGACCCGGCAGTCCGTGGTCACCTCCCGGTCCGACTCAACGGACCCGAAAGTCGAGGTTTCAAGGACTGTCAGGAGGCCGGCCTGGACGAGCACAGGCATCTCTCCGATCTCATCCAAAAACAGGGTCCCGCCGTCCGCCGAACCCAACAGATCCAGTCCGCGCCGGGAGTCGTTACCTGTGAAGGTCGCATGCGCATATGCGAAGAAACTGTTACCGAACACTCGTGTGTCGATCGTTCGGCAATCGACCGTTTTGAACGGACGCGATCGCCGCCTGCTCTCGTCGTGGATGTGCTTCGCGATCGCCTCTTTTCCGGTCCCGGTTTCACCGACGAGCAGGACATTCAAGTCCGTCAGGGCGATCTTGGCGATCCTGGCCATGACCTGCATGAGTCGCGGGTTCCGGGTACCGAGGTCGCCGAAGTTCAACGCGCCCTCAGACACCGGGGAACGAACGGCTGGGGCCGAATGTCGCGAAGTCCCGGGCACCGCCCTGAAGGGTGCGTGAGCGCCTCCTTCCGTCTGGCTGCGACCCGTCGAGAGCC comes from candidate division KSB1 bacterium and encodes:
- a CDS encoding NAD(P)-dependent alcohol dehydrogenase, coding for MKALIMKGIGQVEMVERPIPEPGPLDVIIKTTVALICTSDVHTVSGSMGDFSGRALGHEAVGVIHKLGDLVRGFKVGDRVAVNAITPCWQCHNCQRGFSSQCTQPLGGYRFTAQKDGNLAEYFHVNDAQGNLAPIPDDVSDEAAAYATDMMSTGFKGAENADIPVGGTVAVFGLGPVGLMAVAAARLLAASRIFAVDCVPHRFQLAKEYGADVTVNFKELDPVAEIMRQTGGVGVDSAMEALGSQTTFENCIKVTRPGGTISNIGYHGHGDYINIPRLDWGLGMAEKTIRTLLCPAGSERMARLMSLIQAGRVDPTKLSSHHFKFADAEKGLRLMTTKEDNVIKPVIHFG
- a CDS encoding thiamine pyrophosphate-binding protein — translated: METQEAMNLKSVVDVKAEPGDLEAYPQPGLLVPEALKEAGVEINFGVWGGHMWPFIDPMIKQGIKHVTVRHEGTAGYAAEAYARVSGKLGVCMATAGPGGTNLLSSVHQAAVSDTPMLCLLGGHECQDDGVATLQECYGEKVFESFTKLSKRLIDARTYKFWLRKAIQEAMTFPRGPSVLEFELNALTGPHPPYQNLYLENWLKEPVLVARPDPRVVEKILDLLSSTDKPVLYAGDEVMWTGAQAELREFARLAQIPVMGRRGGRGSFPEDDPLIWKSADIGAAADIFLVLGARMDFYDFFGTRFQIKKAVQIAEAPEYVSPWIPTELAVNANVKATLEDLIAALKKKSSPVPAARASWLEKVREVEKHRTDHLQQRAEQFKDLSPVHPAWLGKLIVEEADEMYKGELYYSFDAFTGSNFLSPYVQAKFAGQILDAGAFAGVGHGIGQAIGASFGCDKKKMVLAMMGDGGMGVHGMDVETALRHKLPIVYVVNNNGGWMGGSEAQYGRNFGWYGLPEGEVAPHFVIPDQRYDKMFEAIGCHGEWVTTNDGVRPALKRAFQAAEQGKTAVVNIKVDRSPVQSLLDSAICVNMWKHIPWNEATRYLRKMRLKFGGKAFKFEKYGLKPSDVKYDRWNLQEEDYELGIPED
- a CDS encoding sigma-54-dependent Fis family transcriptional regulator encodes the protein MNFGDLGTRNPRLMQVMARIAKIALTDLNVLLVGETGTGKEAIAKHIHDESRRRSRPFKTVDCRTIDTRVFGNSFFAYAHATFTGNDSRRGLDLLGSADGGTLFLDEIGEMPVLVQAGLLTVLETSTFGSVESDREVTTDCRVIAATTRSLMELVAQGTFRSDLYYTLGVATFAIPPLRERPEDVPLLAEHMMRAFCERAGVQKKTLSPAAAKALEQYNWPGNVRELRNTVESGMLRCDGDEIGLSDLPSTVANAGSNGPSVTSRKQHSERPGALGVYDRAWTLHNDERRIILRALARHKRVRLAAEDLGISRSTLYRKLEALNIDYRSMFATSVRGPGNRHD